The DNA window GAAAAAAAGTAGAGTCAATGGGTGCTGAAGCAGTTTATAATGAACTTATGGAACCATTAAATGACCGGGAGAGAATAAGTTTATATGCTTTCCGTGCTTGGTATTCACCTGAAAGTAAAATGCTTCTACCATTAGTGCGAAAGACACAGAAACGTCTAATTGAATACCTGGACCTTTCTATGAAGTATCTTGACGCAATGAGAGCTATAAAGCGTGCTACAAAGGCAAACTCGAAAGCAAAGAATCAGATGATAGACCATTTTATGATGGATTATCTTTTTAGTGAAATTTCGGATGAAGTGTTTGAGGAATTTGAAGAAAGCCCAATCAATGAATCTCTCCAAATTCACAATATCAAGGATTTGGAAACACTAGTAGAGCTAATTAAAGAAAAGATAGACCTCAAAACAATCGCGATGTGTATTTAGGTTGCCATTCGGAATATCTTTAAGGCATCTCATATTTGCAGAATTGCCCAAGATGTAGTAAATTTGTAAATATTAAACCAAGCAATATCAGGAAATTAAGAATGTCAAACATTATAGATATCAAAAGAGACTCTTTAGAGGCTTTTATTAGGGAACAAATGATGGGTCCCAATGGATGCCGAGGGAAGTTTTCATATCATACGGACGCTGAGGATACTGTATGTCAAGAGGAAGTGGTAAATACCACTCCCGGTTCAATCTATAGCACTGCGATTCTTTTCCCTAAACAAATTCCTGTAGAAGATTGCCAAGATTCAGGCGAGGATAGAGCTAAATCTGATGAATCATTTGACACAGATGAGGTTGCTACAAGCGAGATGGCTCCAGTAGAGGCACCGCAACAAGAGACTAACTTCGAACTCTACAGACAAGAAGAAATTGACGATGAAGATATTTATTCTTTAAGCCGAAGATTCCCTCATGCTATTGGTATGTCATGTTGCTTGGCCAAAGAAGCTTTGATAAATGGGAACCTTCGGATTTCTATCTCGGGTAGATATTATAAAAAAATTACTGGGATAGACCGCCGTAACATTAGGGTCAATCTTACAGACAATGACAAGCTCTTTAATGATTTCTGGGACTCGACTCAGACTGTTCATCAATACTTTTTATTTGATGGGAAATCCCTCTCGATCAAAGATATTAATTCTAAGAATATATCTAATGTCAAACAGCTTTTAAGAGATTTAAATCAAGAGTTAGCATTACGAATCGCTAATAGACTTGACATTGTAGAGAAGGTTAAAGCTCCATATAGATTTTTGCTTTCGTATCGCGAATATCTATTCAACCAATTACGTCAAGTTAAAGACGGGCAGTACCTTTCTGACGAAATTATTAATAAATATCGAGAATGCATACTTGAAATTGAGAATTACGAGACAATCATCTCATATTTTGACGACTTGCTCTCCATGTATGACAAAAAGAGTTTCGGATTCTGGAGATCTATATCTTTTACAAAGGAGATTGACTTATCTAGTATTCCGTTAGACAAGCTGCAAGGTCATAAGACAATCTTTAAACCGGAAGATTATCCGGCTCTAAAAAATATCATTTTAGATACTGTCTCTAACCGCAATGTAGAGGGCAGCAATTCATCTGATAGATATATATCATTATCCGCTTGGTTACAAATAACTAAAGATAGCCGAAGTGATAATGACGATATAGTTTATTTGAAACTACTGATTCAGAATGATTCAACGCCCTTCCAAGAAGACAAACATAATTATTTCTCGATAGTAAATGAGCAGGTTAACCTTTTCTGTTTCTTTGGCATAAAAGGGTCTGTAATCAGCGATTATCTTTTGCCATATCGAAAGAATGAAAATTATGAAGACATCTCAAAAGCAGAAGATAAACTCAACTACCTATATCGAGAAATAGAGGACTATGGTGTAGGCCACATGTGTTCAGTTGATTGGAATAAAGATTCAAAAGGCAAAGTAAATGAAGTTTTCATTGAATTTATACCGTCTTTTGAAACACCTGATGTTGAACCAGTGCCTAGAAAAAAGTTTTCTGAGTATGTTGCGACAGACGGTGTAATGGTTCCTGCCCCATTTTTAGAAGACACCAATGTGCTTCAGTTTAAGCGATTATCATCGTTTTCAGAGGTTTCTGACAATGAAGTCATAAACGAACTGAAAAAATTCGTCAACTCTTATGGTTTGTGGATTCAAGAAATGAGAGAACGATTGGATGCTGGAGATCTCGAATTTGGGAATGCCAACTTGGATGAGTGCGAATCGGATTATATGCGAATGTTCTCTAATATTAATGATATTTTGTCATCAAATCCAACTGCGCTTAAGGCTTTTAGAGTAATGAATTCAGCCATGTATATGCAATTATGGCATAACATGACCAAAAATCAAGAAATAGTAAGAGAGCTCGGCCGCCGAAAACTTAATGCTGATTTCTACAAATCATCAAGTGATGAAATATTTAAAGAAGGTGAACACGCTGCTTGGCGACCATTTCAGTTGGCTTTCATTTTGCTTAACCTAGATGGCATTTTCAATAATCCGAAAGATCCTCAGTGGAATAAAAGGAATGAACTAGTAGATTTAGTCTGGTTTCCAACTGGTGGTGGTAAAACGGAAGCATATCTTGGACTGATTGCCTTGTGCATATTAAACAGAAGAATCTCTCATGGGGATAAAGGTGGAGGAGTATCTGCGATAATGCGTTACACACTTCGTCTTCTTACCACACAACAATTTCAACGAGCCTTAAGGCTTATAATGGCCTTAGAGCAAATCCGACGTTGGGAACCCAATTATTATGGAGGTAATGCTATCTCAATAGGCCTTTATGTAGGAGATGCTTCCCTTCCAAATACAAAGAGAGATCTAAGAGAAGAAGCAATCAAATGGTCAGGAAGGGGAACTACAAACAATACCAAAATCCCAATGGATTTATGTCCTTGGTGTGGAAAACGTTTAAAATATGATCCCGGTGTACAGCAATTCTTTTGCGAGAATAGGAATTGTACATTCGGTAGAAAAGCGGTGCCAGTAGAACTCTGTGATGAATCAATCTACGAAAATCCCCCGTCACTATTATTTGGAACCGTTGATAAATTTGCTGCTATTGCACGCAGAGTCTCCACTTCAAATAGAGAAAAGACAAAGGATTCCCGCAGAATTTTTGGAACTGCGGCAGGTTTCTTGACTCCAGATTTGATTATTCAAGATGAACTGCATTTGCTGTTGGGGCCTCTAGGAAGTGCCGTTAGTTTCTTCGAAGGAGCTATAGACCAACTATGCAGCAGAGAAGAAACTCTCGAAAACGGGAATAAAATAACCTTACGTCCCAAAATAATATCATCTACCGCTACCACAAGAAATACGGAATTACAGATTCGTGCTCTCTACGATCGTAGTGTAAATATTTTCCCAAAAAATGGATTAACGCACGATGATTCGTTTTTCTCTTTTTATAAGAGAGAGAAAGTTGATAATAAAGAACAATATTGTTCCAAGAGAAAATATATTGGCATTATGCCTACGGGAAGAACGCAGATGACAACGCAGATGCGTTTAGCTGCCATTATATTCGTCCACCGGGCAATATTTGAACTGGAATATGGGAATGAAGTGGACTTTGATAAAGCAGCAGACAATTATTATTCAGTATTATCTTACTTCAATAGCCTTCGCGAAGTAGGTAAAACTGATGCTTTATTCTATACGGAATACGCTAAATACACAAAACGTTTGTTTAAACGAGTTCTTAGATATGGCAATCTTATTGATTGTTTCTATTCGGGAGACAATTTAGGTAAAGCAGAGCTTACTAGTCGACTGTCTGGAGAAGAAATAAACGGAAAATTTGCTGAAGTAGGACAGCGTTGGGAAATGGCTCATCGTCTTCCATTTAAGGATGAGGATGGCAATTGGAATAAAGCGGCTGTTCCTCCGGATTATATTTTAGCGACAAACATGATTTCAGTTGGACTTGATGTGAGCAGGTTCAACACTATAATCATGAATTCGATGCCTCGTAATATTGCAGAATATATCCAAGCAAGTTCTCGTGTTGCCCGAAGCGTAAAGGGATTAGTTTTGACCCTACATAATCCTTTCCGTTCAAGAGACGTTTCTCATTTTGAACGTTTCAGGGAATTCCATGAGAAGCTCTACTATTATGTAGAGCCAATTTCGATTACCCCGTTCTCGAAGAAATCTGTGGAGAAATATCTCCCTTTGTATATGGCTTCAATTATTCGACATTTGATGCCCGAATTAGCGAATAATAATGATGCTTCTCAGATTAATAAGAACAAGCTTAAAGATAAGGCAATGGATATCGTGTCAACATATTTTATAGAACGATATGAGAGAAGTCAACGCCTTCCAAATAAGCTTGAAAAACAATTGCTTACTACGATTCAGTTAAAAGATATTGAACAACTTATATCTTCCGCATTGGATCAATGGTGCATTATGGCAACCGATCATCCGTCAAATCTTGTGTATGAAAACAAAGGAGTTATGCGGAATGACAGGACCTCATTATTTACATCTCCCAATGATTATGAGGAAACTAAAAATGTAAGTAATTGGACTGTTTCTTCGTCCTTAAGAATGATTGAACCTGAAGCAGTACTCAATGTACGTGTTTTATACCAAAGAGATTAAAATATGGAGATACGAACATTAACTCAATATAATCAAGGAATAGGGAAGTATAAATTACTTTCTTCAAACGCTGGTGTTGGTGCTATTTTACCCACCAAGTCAGGTGGATTTGTAATGCCGATGTCATCTTCATACTGGGAATTTATTAGAGTCGTATCAGACAAATTAAAAAATAATCCTGAGACTACAATTGATCAAACCCTTGCTGATAATCTGGGAGTGGAATTTATAGATGATCCAAGGTTTATTATATTCCTACGAAATTCTGAATCCTTGACTAAACTTCGATGTTTAGTTGGCATACCACATATAGAACTTGATGGCTGGAATAAATGCAATGTAACAGCTCATCCTTTAAATCAACGTTATATAGAAAGGAATCCACAAGGAACAGGGCTAAAAGAAGGGATGTTTACTGTACCGGCTATTACATTCCCTCGTTGGTTCTTTTCAAAGCGACCAAGTCATGACCTAATGACTGTTGACGATTGGTTTAAAATGTGGAAAGAGCGAAGATGCAATGATGGTTTACCAGAGTACTTTGCCCCTCCAAGAGATCCTAAATCGCCTACCACTAAATTACATAAATCAAGATTGCCTGAGGGAAAGAATCAGGTCTATAATTTGCTGGAACAAGTATCCATGGTGCTAATTTGCAGGAACGGCCATATGTCAGATATCCCTTGGGATAAATACTTTTGCGCTGTGAAAAAGCTAGGCAAAGACATAGTTCACAAAGAAGGCTTTGATCTTTTCGGCTTTGACACAGATGAATACCCATGCCCTGAATCAACTAACGGTAAGCATCAATTACAATGGCATGAGAATAGAGCTCATTCAGAAAGCTTTGGTATGCTAAAATGTGGCTGTTGCGGACAGTCTACAAGCCTCGAAGGTATTATGAACCTTCAGCCTTCGTGTCCTGGGCATCGTCCTTGGGAAGGAATCGGAGCTAGGGATAATGTGAAATGCACCCATCGTGGTCAGACTGTTAATATGAAGTGGGCACTTGTAACCAGTAATAGCGTCTACTATGCTGAGAATTTCAGTAGCCTTTATCTACCAAGTTGTTATTTAGACTCTGCTACCAGTCTCAGTGATTCGGAGCAAAGATTTCTTAATCTGCTTACAACCAGGTGGTACACTAGATACAGCCAGCGTAATCCTGATAAAACGCGGAATGACTATATAAACTCAATAACTACTGAGGATTTGATAGATAAAGCATCCGATAGTGGATATGATGTGACAGCGCAAGATATGAATCGCATCGTAGCTGCTTTCTTATCGGCTGATGCCGAGCCATCATCTTCAGATTCAAGAGAGGAATATCGTTTTTCAGAATTCTCTGTATTTCAGAACAACAGCAAATCCAAAGAATCTTCCGATAAGCTGGAGTTCAAGGATATTGATTTACCGGAATCCCTAAAGCCATACTTCTCCAAAATTCAACAGGTAGAGACCCTTGGAGTTAGTGCTACTCAAATAAACTTTTCAAGAGTACAAATGCCCCAACCGGAAGTGGTCGATGGAGTGACTCGATATCCTAGTAGTATGAAAATCTTCAAAGAACCGAATGAGGAGGTTCTTGTTATGCCTGCCAATCAGACATTCGGAGAGGGGCTGTTTTTTAGTCTTAACGAAGACCTAATATCTCAATGGGTTGAAAGAAACTCTGCCGTATTCCAAAAACGATATCCGCAGAATCGCCACATGGAGAATATTTATGAAAATGTGGCAGCTATGATGCAAAAAGGTGGAGTCGAAAAATTTTATCTTTTGCATACGCTCTCCCATATAATCATGAAAGAACTCGAATTCTCTTGTGGATATCCTACTGCGAGTCTTAAGGAGCGCCTTTACTTCTCCGAAAGGATGTGCGGCGTTCTTATATACACAGCGGATGGCTCGGAAGGCAGTATGGGTGGACTCGTATGGCAAGGACAACCAGATCTCATAGAGAATATAATCAAGACCGCATTAAATAGAGCAATCGATTGTTCTTCAGACCCTATATGTTGGGAGAATGACAGTGATCCGCTAAACTATGCAGCTTGTTTCTCATGTGCCATGGTATCAGAAACTTCTTGTGAACAACGCAATCTGGGGCTTGATCGACGCATTCTCGTTGATGATGAATTTGGATTTTTCAAAGACCTTTGTTTAAGATAAATCAAACATCTCTATCTGATACTATAATGGGATAAAGAACCATATTTATGAGCAAGAAGTCGATACGGTTTTTCAATGACCGTGAGGTGAGGGCGGTCTGGGATGACGAGAACAACTGCTGGTGGTTTTCGGCTATTGACGTGGTGCGTGCTATCAATGACGAGCCGAACTATACGAAGGCGGACAACTATTATCAGCATTGTTAAGAAAGATATATGGATAACGGACAGATTATATTATTTCAGACGCAGGGTGGCGAGACGAAGATTGAGGTTCGGCTTGCCAATGAATCTGTATGGCTTACTGCCGACCAGATGGCGGAGCTGTTTCAACGCAACAAGTCGACCATTTCAAGACATATTAAGAATATCTATGAAAGTACTGAATTAGAGCAAAATCGAACTGTTGCATTTTTTGCAACAGTTCAAAACGAGGGCGATAGAAAGGTTGAGCGCAATATTGCGTACTATAATCTCGATATGATTATCAGTGTGGGGTATCGCGTAAATTCACATCGGGGCGTGCAGTTCCGGCAGTGGGCTACTCAGGTGTTGAAGGAGTATATGATTAAGGGTTTTGCGCTGAATGATGACCTGCTGAAAAATGCCGGACAAGGAAACTACTT is part of the Duncaniella dubosii genome and encodes:
- a CDS encoding helicase-related protein, whose translation is MSNIIDIKRDSLEAFIREQMMGPNGCRGKFSYHTDAEDTVCQEEVVNTTPGSIYSTAILFPKQIPVEDCQDSGEDRAKSDESFDTDEVATSEMAPVEAPQQETNFELYRQEEIDDEDIYSLSRRFPHAIGMSCCLAKEALINGNLRISISGRYYKKITGIDRRNIRVNLTDNDKLFNDFWDSTQTVHQYFLFDGKSLSIKDINSKNISNVKQLLRDLNQELALRIANRLDIVEKVKAPYRFLLSYREYLFNQLRQVKDGQYLSDEIINKYRECILEIENYETIISYFDDLLSMYDKKSFGFWRSISFTKEIDLSSIPLDKLQGHKTIFKPEDYPALKNIILDTVSNRNVEGSNSSDRYISLSAWLQITKDSRSDNDDIVYLKLLIQNDSTPFQEDKHNYFSIVNEQVNLFCFFGIKGSVISDYLLPYRKNENYEDISKAEDKLNYLYREIEDYGVGHMCSVDWNKDSKGKVNEVFIEFIPSFETPDVEPVPRKKFSEYVATDGVMVPAPFLEDTNVLQFKRLSSFSEVSDNEVINELKKFVNSYGLWIQEMRERLDAGDLEFGNANLDECESDYMRMFSNINDILSSNPTALKAFRVMNSAMYMQLWHNMTKNQEIVRELGRRKLNADFYKSSSDEIFKEGEHAAWRPFQLAFILLNLDGIFNNPKDPQWNKRNELVDLVWFPTGGGKTEAYLGLIALCILNRRISHGDKGGGVSAIMRYTLRLLTTQQFQRALRLIMALEQIRRWEPNYYGGNAISIGLYVGDASLPNTKRDLREEAIKWSGRGTTNNTKIPMDLCPWCGKRLKYDPGVQQFFCENRNCTFGRKAVPVELCDESIYENPPSLLFGTVDKFAAIARRVSTSNREKTKDSRRIFGTAAGFLTPDLIIQDELHLLLGPLGSAVSFFEGAIDQLCSREETLENGNKITLRPKIISSTATTRNTELQIRALYDRSVNIFPKNGLTHDDSFFSFYKREKVDNKEQYCSKRKYIGIMPTGRTQMTTQMRLAAIIFVHRAIFELEYGNEVDFDKAADNYYSVLSYFNSLREVGKTDALFYTEYAKYTKRLFKRVLRYGNLIDCFYSGDNLGKAELTSRLSGEEINGKFAEVGQRWEMAHRLPFKDEDGNWNKAAVPPDYILATNMISVGLDVSRFNTIIMNSMPRNIAEYIQASSRVARSVKGLVLTLHNPFRSRDVSHFERFREFHEKLYYYVEPISITPFSKKSVEKYLPLYMASIIRHLMPELANNNDASQINKNKLKDKAMDIVSTYFIERYERSQRLPNKLEKQLLTTIQLKDIEQLISSALDQWCIMATDHPSNLVYENKGVMRNDRTSLFTSPNDYEETKNVSNWTVSSSLRMIEPEAVLNVRVLYQRD
- the drmB gene encoding DUF1998 domain-containing protein; translated protein: MEIRTLTQYNQGIGKYKLLSSNAGVGAILPTKSGGFVMPMSSSYWEFIRVVSDKLKNNPETTIDQTLADNLGVEFIDDPRFIIFLRNSESLTKLRCLVGIPHIELDGWNKCNVTAHPLNQRYIERNPQGTGLKEGMFTVPAITFPRWFFSKRPSHDLMTVDDWFKMWKERRCNDGLPEYFAPPRDPKSPTTKLHKSRLPEGKNQVYNLLEQVSMVLICRNGHMSDIPWDKYFCAVKKLGKDIVHKEGFDLFGFDTDEYPCPESTNGKHQLQWHENRAHSESFGMLKCGCCGQSTSLEGIMNLQPSCPGHRPWEGIGARDNVKCTHRGQTVNMKWALVTSNSVYYAENFSSLYLPSCYLDSATSLSDSEQRFLNLLTTRWYTRYSQRNPDKTRNDYINSITTEDLIDKASDSGYDVTAQDMNRIVAAFLSADAEPSSSDSREEYRFSEFSVFQNNSKSKESSDKLEFKDIDLPESLKPYFSKIQQVETLGVSATQINFSRVQMPQPEVVDGVTRYPSSMKIFKEPNEEVLVMPANQTFGEGLFFSLNEDLISQWVERNSAVFQKRYPQNRHMENIYENVAAMMQKGGVEKFYLLHTLSHIIMKELEFSCGYPTASLKERLYFSERMCGVLIYTADGSEGSMGGLVWQGQPDLIENIIKTALNRAIDCSSDPICWENDSDPLNYAACFSCAMVSETSCEQRNLGLDRRILVDDEFGFFKDLCLR